From one Shewanella sp. GD04112 genomic stretch:
- a CDS encoding LysR family transcriptional regulator → MDKIAAMRSFIEVANCGSFTKAAEHLDLSRLQVSRHIQEIEQWLSLRLLHRTTRSVSLTLQGEEALQYCQRVLSEVAAMESRAHSHNTELVGSIRIATPVGLGQHSLFDVVDRFIKLHPKVNIQLLMSDSFAQLVDERVDVALRYTEQPDENLIARKLMSIDAVLCAAPSYLAQAEPLTVPNDLLSHNCLIHSSQQHWQLLKEQQSELIKPMGNLMANEMGVLVSAALRGHGIAYLPCDLANPYLASGQLQEVLPEYTAPGQTLWAVYLSRSYQQALVRAFIDFTAQQWQQDLSKWTTAS, encoded by the coding sequence ATGGATAAAATCGCCGCAATGCGTAGCTTTATCGAAGTGGCCAACTGTGGCAGCTTTACTAAGGCCGCAGAACACCTCGATCTCAGTCGCCTACAGGTATCACGTCATATTCAAGAAATTGAGCAGTGGCTGAGTTTACGTTTATTGCACCGCACGACCCGCAGCGTCAGCCTCACTCTGCAGGGGGAAGAAGCCCTGCAATATTGTCAGCGGGTGCTGAGCGAAGTCGCCGCAATGGAAAGCCGCGCCCATAGTCATAACACCGAATTAGTTGGCAGTATTCGTATTGCTACGCCCGTCGGGCTTGGGCAGCACAGTCTGTTTGATGTGGTCGATCGCTTTATAAAATTACACCCTAAGGTCAATATTCAGCTGTTAATGTCGGACAGTTTTGCCCAGTTGGTGGATGAGCGGGTGGACGTGGCACTGCGCTATACCGAGCAACCCGATGAGAATTTGATTGCCCGCAAACTGATGAGCATAGATGCCGTGCTGTGCGCCGCGCCCAGTTACTTGGCTCAAGCCGAGCCACTAACCGTCCCTAACGATCTGCTCAGCCATAATTGCCTTATCCATAGCTCACAGCAACATTGGCAGCTACTCAAGGAGCAACAGAGTGAGCTGATTAAACCTATGGGGAATCTGATGGCCAATGAAATGGGAGTACTTGTCAGCGCCGCATTGCGCGGGCATGGCATTGCCTACTTGCCCTGCGACTTAGCCAATCCCTATCTGGCCAGCGGCCAACTACAAGAAGTGCTCCCCGAATACACGGCGCCAGGGCAAACCCTTTGGGCTGTGTATCTCTCCCGCAGTTATCAACAAGCGCTGGTGCGCGCCTTTATCGATTTTACCGCCCAGCAGTGGCAGCAGGATCTCAGTAAGTGGACGACGGCGAGTTAA
- the argR gene encoding transcriptional regulator ArgR, with product MQTTKNQDDLVRIFKAILKEERFGSQSEIVAALQAEGFSNINQSKVSRMLSKFGAVRTRNAKQEMVYCLPAELGVPTAGSPLKNLVLDVDHNQAMIVVRTSPGAAQLIARLLDSIGKPEGILGTIAGDDTIFICPSSIQDIADTLETIKSLFNYAE from the coding sequence ATGCAAACGACCAAGAATCAGGATGACCTTGTTAGAATTTTTAAGGCGATTTTAAAAGAGGAGCGTTTTGGCTCCCAGAGTGAAATTGTCGCCGCTTTACAAGCAGAAGGCTTTAGCAATATTAACCAATCGAAAGTGTCTCGGATGCTCAGCAAGTTCGGTGCAGTACGCACCCGCAATGCTAAGCAGGAGATGGTTTATTGCTTACCCGCCGAACTAGGCGTGCCTACCGCAGGCAGCCCATTAAAAAACTTAGTGCTCGATGTTGACCATAACCAAGCCATGATTGTCGTTCGCACCAGCCCTGGCGCAGCGCAATTAATTGCCCGTTTATTGGATTCCATCGGTAAGCCTGAAGGGATTTTGGGGACCATTGCCGGAGACGACACTATCTTTATTTGTCCATCCAGCATCCAAGATATCGCCGATACCTTGGAAACCATCAAATCTTTATTCAACTACGCAGAATAA
- a CDS encoding NAD(P)-dependent oxidoreductase codes for MKIAVLGASGWIGGTIFNEALSRGHEVVALVRDPSKLGETAAEVRSVDLTLPLEADTFAGVDLVIAAVGARAEQNHGIVAKTVNNLLAVLPQAKVPRLLWVGGAGSLEVAPGVTLVSSPDFPPAYKDEALAQGEALKAFRAANTMVNWTFVSPAAEIYPGASEGPYRLGGDSFFTDANGQSKISVADYAKAMLDEAENAAHPNQRISVAY; via the coding sequence ATGAAAATTGCAGTATTAGGCGCATCAGGTTGGATTGGCGGAACCATTTTTAACGAGGCGCTGAGCCGTGGCCATGAAGTGGTTGCCTTAGTGCGTGACCCAAGCAAGCTTGGCGAAACAGCGGCTGAAGTACGTAGTGTCGACCTGACTTTGCCATTGGAAGCCGACACATTTGCGGGTGTCGATTTAGTGATTGCCGCAGTGGGTGCACGCGCCGAACAGAACCATGGCATAGTCGCGAAGACAGTCAATAATCTATTAGCCGTGTTACCACAGGCAAAAGTGCCTCGTCTACTTTGGGTCGGTGGTGCGGGGAGTTTAGAAGTGGCGCCGGGAGTGACCTTGGTTTCAAGCCCAGACTTCCCGCCCGCTTATAAGGATGAAGCCTTGGCTCAAGGTGAGGCATTGAAGGCATTTCGCGCCGCCAATACTATGGTTAACTGGACTTTTGTCAGTCCAGCGGCAGAAATTTACCCAGGCGCCAGCGAAGGTCCTTACCGTTTAGGCGGCGATAGCTTCTTTACCGATGCGAATGGTCAGAGCAAGATTTCAGTGGCCGACTACGCCAAAGCCATGCTCGATGAAGCGGAAAACGCGGCTCATCCCAATCAAAGGATCAGTGTGGCCTACTAA